The Pseudomonas eucalypticola genome has a window encoding:
- a CDS encoding ABC transporter substrate-binding protein, with protein MLKHAVIPFLIGAGMLASAPFALAAPTSLVFCSEGSPAGFDPGQYTTGTDFDASAETIFNRLSQFERGGTAVVPGLATRWDVSPDGLTYTFHLREGVKFHTTDYFKPTRDFNADDVLFTFNRMLDKDMPFRKAYPTEFPYFTDMGMNDNITKVEKVDDHTVTFSLKTVDAAFIQDMAMSFASIQSAEYAAQLLKEGKPQDLNQKPIGTGPFVFSEYQKDAQIRYKGNKEYWNPSDVKVDNLIFAITTDASVRMQKLKKNECQITAYPRPADIEPLKADPNLKMPEQAGFNLGYIAYNVTHKPFDNLKFRQALDMAVNKQQIIKSVYLGAGQLAVNAMPPTQWSYDTTIKDAAYDPEKAKALLKEAGVPEGTTINLWAMPVQRPYNPNAKLMAEMLQSDWGKIGIKANIVSYEWGEYIKRAHNGETDAMLIGWSGDNGDPDNWLGTLLGCDAVNGNNFGKWCDADFDKLIKAAKATSDQAKRIELYKQAQHRMKDQVPITPIANSTVYQPMRSNVVDFKISPFGLNSFYGVGLDESKK; from the coding sequence ATGCTCAAACACGCGGTCATTCCGTTTCTGATCGGCGCCGGCATGCTTGCCAGTGCTCCTTTTGCCCTGGCAGCCCCCACCAGCCTGGTGTTCTGCTCCGAGGGCAGCCCGGCCGGTTTTGACCCGGGCCAGTACACCACCGGCACTGACTTCGATGCTTCGGCCGAAACCATCTTCAACCGCCTCAGCCAGTTCGAGCGCGGGGGCACCGCCGTGGTCCCAGGCCTCGCTACCCGCTGGGACGTATCCCCGGACGGCCTGACCTACACCTTCCACCTGCGCGAAGGGGTCAAGTTCCACACCACCGATTACTTCAAGCCGACGCGCGACTTCAATGCCGACGACGTGCTGTTCACCTTCAACCGCATGCTCGACAAGGACATGCCGTTCCGCAAGGCGTACCCCACGGAGTTTCCGTACTTCACCGACATGGGCATGAACGACAACATCACCAAGGTCGAGAAAGTCGACGACCACACCGTCACGTTCAGCCTCAAGACCGTCGACGCTGCATTCATCCAGGACATGGCGATGAGCTTCGCCTCCATCCAGTCCGCCGAATACGCCGCGCAGCTGCTCAAGGAAGGCAAGCCCCAGGACCTGAACCAGAAGCCCATCGGCACCGGCCCCTTCGTGTTCAGCGAGTACCAAAAGGACGCGCAGATCCGTTACAAGGGCAACAAGGAGTACTGGAACCCGTCTGACGTAAAGGTCGACAACCTGATCTTTGCCATCACCACCGACGCTTCGGTGCGCATGCAGAAGCTCAAGAAGAACGAGTGCCAGATCACTGCCTACCCGCGTCCGGCCGACATCGAGCCGCTCAAGGCCGACCCGAACCTGAAGATGCCTGAGCAGGCCGGTTTCAACCTCGGGTATATCGCCTACAACGTCACCCACAAGCCGTTCGACAACCTCAAGTTCCGCCAGGCGCTGGACATGGCGGTGAACAAGCAGCAGATCATCAAGTCGGTGTACCTGGGCGCCGGCCAACTGGCGGTCAACGCCATGCCGCCGACCCAGTGGTCGTACGACACCACCATCAAGGATGCGGCCTACGACCCCGAGAAAGCCAAGGCCCTGCTCAAGGAAGCCGGGGTACCGGAGGGCACCACCATCAACCTGTGGGCCATGCCCGTGCAGCGCCCCTACAACCCCAATGCCAAGCTGATGGCCGAAATGCTGCAGTCGGACTGGGGCAAGATCGGCATCAAGGCCAACATCGTCAGCTACGAGTGGGGCGAGTACATCAAGCGTGCCCACAACGGCGAGACCGACGCCATGCTGATTGGCTGGAGCGGCGACAACGGTGACCCGGACAACTGGCTGGGCACGCTGCTGGGCTGCGATGCTGTCAATGGCAACAACTTCGGCAAATGGTGCGACGCCGACTTCGACAAGCTGATCAAGGCGGCCAAGGCCACCTCCGACCAGGCCAAGCGCATCGAGCTGTACAAGCAGGCGCAACACCGCATGAAGGACCAGGTGCCGATCACCCCGATCGCCAACTCCACGGTCTACCAGCCGATGCGCAGCAACGTCGTGGACTTCAAGATCAGCCCCTTCGGCCTGAACTCGTTCTACGGCGTGGGTCTCGACGAAAGCAAGAAATAA
- a CDS encoding ABC transporter substrate-binding protein → MRHHHLVASLLSVGLLAEIPLAHANGKSLVFCSEGSPAGFDIAQFTGGTDNDAAEPLYNRLTEFERGGTAVVPGLATHWDVSEDGLTYTFHLREGVKFHSNKAFTPSRDFNADDVLFSFNRMLDRNHPFTQAYPTEFPYFGSMSLDKNIAKVEKTGPHTVVFTLRSVDAAFVQNIAMSFAAILSAEYADQLLKAGKASDINHKPIGTGPFALARYQKDSQIRYKAHDQYWDPSKVKVGQLIYSINIDPSVRIQKLRKNECQVTLNPRPADLAVLEADSKLKVLQAPGYNLGYIAYNVQHPPFDNLKVRQAMDMAVNKQAILESVYQQAGQLAVNAMPPTQWSYDTSIKDAPFDPEKARQLLKEAGIKEGHEFTLWAMPVQRPYNPNAKLMAQMLQADWAKVGLKARIVSYEWGEYLKRAKAGEHDVILMGWTGDNGDPDNWLGTLYSCDAIGSNNAAMWCDPAYDALVKKAKTLNYQEQRSELYLQAQRRLKEQVPITPIAHSTVSQPISAKVQDFKVSPFGRNSFDGVSLTD, encoded by the coding sequence ATGCGTCATCATCACCTGGTTGCATCCCTATTGAGCGTCGGCCTGCTGGCCGAGATTCCGCTCGCCCACGCCAATGGCAAGAGCCTGGTATTTTGCTCCGAAGGCAGCCCTGCCGGCTTCGATATCGCCCAGTTCACCGGCGGTACCGACAACGACGCGGCCGAGCCGTTGTACAACCGCCTGACCGAGTTCGAGCGCGGCGGCACCGCCGTGGTCCCAGGGCTGGCCACGCACTGGGATGTGTCCGAGGACGGGCTGACGTATACCTTTCACCTGCGCGAAGGGGTGAAATTCCACAGCAACAAGGCCTTTACCCCCAGCCGCGACTTCAATGCCGACGACGTGCTGTTCAGCTTCAACCGCATGCTCGACCGCAACCACCCGTTCACCCAGGCCTACCCCACCGAATTTCCCTACTTCGGTTCAATGAGCCTGGACAAGAACATCGCCAAGGTGGAGAAAACCGGCCCCCACACCGTGGTGTTCACCCTGCGCAGTGTCGACGCTGCGTTCGTGCAGAACATCGCCATGAGCTTCGCCGCCATTCTTTCGGCCGAATACGCCGACCAACTGCTCAAGGCTGGCAAGGCCAGTGATATCAACCACAAGCCCATCGGTACCGGGCCTTTCGCACTGGCGCGCTACCAGAAGGATTCGCAGATCCGCTACAAGGCGCACGACCAGTACTGGGACCCCAGCAAGGTCAAGGTGGGACAGCTGATCTACTCGATCAACATCGACCCGTCGGTGCGCATCCAGAAGCTGCGCAAGAACGAATGCCAGGTCACCCTCAACCCACGCCCGGCCGACCTGGCGGTGCTGGAGGCTGACAGCAAGTTGAAGGTGCTGCAGGCGCCGGGCTACAACCTGGGCTACATCGCCTACAACGTGCAGCACCCACCGTTCGACAACCTCAAGGTGCGCCAGGCCATGGACATGGCCGTGAACAAGCAGGCCATCCTGGAGTCGGTGTACCAGCAAGCCGGGCAGCTGGCGGTCAATGCCATGCCGCCCACCCAGTGGTCTTACGACACCAGCATCAAGGACGCGCCATTCGATCCGGAAAAAGCCCGACAGCTGCTCAAGGAAGCCGGCATCAAGGAAGGTCATGAGTTCACCCTGTGGGCCATGCCGGTGCAGCGCCCCTACAACCCCAACGCCAAGCTGATGGCGCAGATGCTTCAGGCCGACTGGGCGAAAGTGGGCCTCAAGGCCCGCATCGTCAGTTATGAGTGGGGCGAGTACCTCAAGCGCGCCAAGGCCGGCGAGCACGACGTGATCCTGATGGGTTGGACCGGCGACAACGGTGACCCCGACAACTGGCTGGGCACCCTGTACAGCTGCGACGCCATTGGCAGCAACAACGCCGCCATGTGGTGCGACCCTGCCTATGACGCCCTGGTGAAGAAAGCCAAGACCCTCAACTACCAGGAGCAGCGCAGCGAGCTGTACCTGCAGGCTCAGCGGCGGCTGAAAGAACAGGTGCCGATCACTCCGATCGCCCACTCCACCGTCAGCCAACCCATCAGCGCCAAGGTGCAGGACTTCAAGGTCAGCCCTTTTGGCCGCAACTCTTTTGACGGAGTGTCACTGACCGACTGA
- a CDS encoding OprD family porin, whose product MNITRKTMLALSISSLSAVAFADEPSQAFTPTTLKTTSAQAEANGFVEDQSLSGWTRNWYAREQSKRGPLFTHSKDGTREPMNNRTNWLQGTTLNYTSGFTQGTVGFGVEAAMYNVVALERGSARNGGSNNRTLADSDGDTVGQWSKLGLGNVKARVSNTTLTLGRQAMNTPMVATIGNRALPSSFEGVAIDSKEFNNLSFQAGTFDRVSPRTEQSLSKFRTEYGATGVETDRVTTAGANYQPFESLTTTLFATQADDFWNQYYFGAEHVLGDSAVVSLTTGLNYYKTRDTGARKMGKIDNDTGSLSLTATHQAHSLTLAYQQVNGNEYFDYLHETNGIFLANSLLSDFNGPNEKSFQVAYGLNMAQYGVPGLKFNAYTARGWGIDGTHYTGTAYDVRKMDGETHYEYGVGTSYVIQSGALKDTSVRATYTAHRASANQADGSLDELRIVTTIPFNIL is encoded by the coding sequence ATGAACATAACAAGAAAAACCATGCTGGCATTGTCCATCAGCAGCCTGTCTGCCGTGGCCTTCGCCGACGAACCCAGCCAGGCCTTCACGCCCACCACGTTGAAGACCACCAGTGCCCAGGCCGAGGCTAACGGCTTCGTGGAAGACCAGAGCCTGTCGGGCTGGACACGCAACTGGTATGCCCGCGAACAGTCCAAACGGGGGCCACTGTTCACCCACAGCAAGGACGGCACCCGGGAGCCTATGAACAACCGTACCAACTGGCTGCAAGGTACCACGCTGAACTACACCTCTGGTTTCACCCAGGGCACCGTCGGCTTCGGTGTCGAGGCGGCGATGTACAACGTGGTGGCGCTGGAGCGCGGCAGTGCCCGCAACGGTGGTTCCAACAACCGCACGCTGGCTGACAGCGACGGCGACACCGTGGGCCAGTGGAGCAAGCTGGGCCTGGGCAACGTCAAGGCGCGGGTCTCCAACACCACCCTCACCCTGGGCCGCCAGGCCATGAACACGCCCATGGTCGCTACCATTGGCAACCGTGCCTTGCCGTCGAGCTTCGAAGGCGTGGCCATCGACAGCAAGGAATTCAACAATTTGTCGTTTCAGGCCGGCACGTTTGACCGCGTGTCGCCGCGTACCGAGCAGAGCTTGAGCAAGTTCCGCACCGAATACGGCGCCACCGGCGTGGAAACCGACCGTGTCACCACCGCCGGCGCCAACTACCAGCCGTTCGAAAGCCTGACCACTACCCTGTTCGCCACCCAGGCCGATGATTTCTGGAACCAGTACTACTTCGGTGCCGAACATGTGCTGGGCGACAGCGCGGTAGTAAGCCTGACCACCGGCCTGAACTACTACAAGACCCGCGATACCGGCGCCCGCAAGATGGGCAAGATCGACAACGACACCGGCAGCCTGTCGCTGACCGCCACGCACCAGGCCCACAGCCTGACCCTGGCGTACCAGCAGGTGAACGGCAACGAGTACTTCGACTACCTGCACGAAACCAACGGCATCTTCCTGGCCAACTCCCTGCTGTCGGACTTCAACGGCCCGAACGAGAAGTCCTTCCAGGTGGCCTACGGCCTGAACATGGCCCAGTACGGCGTGCCGGGCTTGAAATTCAATGCCTACACCGCCCGCGGCTGGGGTATCGACGGTACCCACTACACCGGCACCGCCTACGACGTGCGCAAGATGGATGGCGAGACCCACTATGAATATGGCGTGGGCACCAGCTACGTGATTCAGAGCGGCGCCCTGAAAGACACCAGCGTGCGGGCGACCTACACCGCCCACCGCGCCAGTGCCAACCAGGCTGATGGCAGCCTGGACGAATTGCGGATCGTGACCACGATTCCATTCAACATTCTTTAA
- a CDS encoding ABC transporter substrate-binding protein: MKALPLRAAIAAALFSVAVGISAKPLVVCTEASPEGFDIVQYTAATTADASSETLFNRLASFKPGTTDIEPDLAQSWDISADGKRYTFHLRKGVKFQTTDYFKPSRDFNADDVLWSFERQLDPKHPWHDKAPMGFPYFEAMGMKDLIDSIDKVDDYTVRFNLKRPESPFLRDMAMAFASIYSAEYGDQLLKAGKTGDINSKPIGTGPFILVRYNKDAMVRYKANPDYYKGVPPSEALVFAITTDSNVRLQKLRANECQVAVYPKPDDIPSIKADPNLRIDEMEALMTSYVAINTSHKYLGDVRVRQAIAMALDKPTLVKTLFGEGGATQGTGPYPPTLLGFDKTIVEPPHDLDKARALLKEAGVPTGTRFTVFVRNGSGPTNPNPTLAAQLLQADLAKIGLNLDIRVFEWGEMVKRLKQGEHDMAFYGWAGDNGDPDNFLSPNLSCDAASSGENAARWCNKEFDSLLAQARASSDPTERAHAYQQAQAIFAQDIPWLSLAYPRLFTALRKNVEGYHINPLTNNNFATTLVK; encoded by the coding sequence ATGAAAGCGCTACCCCTTCGTGCCGCCATCGCGGCAGCCTTGTTCAGCGTGGCCGTCGGTATTTCGGCCAAGCCCCTGGTGGTCTGTACCGAAGCCAGCCCGGAAGGTTTCGACATCGTCCAATACACGGCGGCCACCACCGCCGACGCGTCGTCGGAAACCCTGTTCAACCGCCTGGCCAGCTTCAAGCCCGGCACCACCGACATCGAACCGGACCTGGCGCAAAGCTGGGACATCAGCGCCGACGGCAAGCGCTACACCTTTCACCTGCGCAAGGGCGTGAAGTTCCAGACTACCGATTACTTCAAGCCCAGCCGCGACTTCAACGCCGATGACGTGCTGTGGAGCTTCGAGCGCCAGCTCGACCCCAAGCACCCTTGGCACGACAAGGCCCCCATGGGCTTTCCCTATTTCGAAGCCATGGGCATGAAAGACCTGATCGACAGCATCGACAAGGTCGACGACTACACTGTTCGTTTCAACCTCAAGCGTCCCGAGTCGCCCTTCCTGAGGGACATGGCCATGGCCTTTGCGTCGATCTATTCCGCCGAATACGGCGACCAATTGCTCAAGGCAGGCAAGACCGGCGACATCAACAGCAAACCCATCGGTACCGGGCCATTCATTCTGGTGCGCTACAACAAGGACGCGATGGTGCGCTACAAGGCCAACCCCGACTACTACAAGGGTGTGCCGCCCAGCGAAGCGCTGGTGTTCGCCATCACCACCGACAGCAACGTACGCCTGCAGAAACTGCGCGCCAATGAATGCCAGGTGGCTGTGTACCCCAAGCCGGACGACATTCCCAGCATCAAGGCCGACCCGAACCTGCGCATCGACGAGATGGAAGCACTGATGACCAGCTACGTGGCCATCAACACCTCGCACAAATACCTGGGGGACGTGCGCGTGCGCCAGGCCATCGCCATGGCCCTGGACAAGCCCACCCTGGTCAAGACCCTGTTCGGTGAAGGGGGCGCCACCCAAGGCACCGGCCCCTACCCTCCGACCTTGCTGGGGTTCGACAAGACCATCGTTGAGCCGCCCCATGACCTGGACAAGGCACGGGCGCTACTCAAGGAAGCCGGGGTGCCGACCGGCACCCGTTTCACCGTATTCGTGCGTAACGGTAGCGGCCCCACCAACCCCAACCCCACGCTCGCGGCCCAGTTGTTGCAGGCAGACCTTGCCAAGATCGGTCTCAACCTCGATATTCGCGTGTTCGAGTGGGGGGAAATGGTCAAGCGCCTGAAACAGGGCGAACACGACATGGCCTTCTACGGTTGGGCCGGCGACAACGGCGACCCCGACAATTTCCTCAGCCCCAACCTGAGCTGCGACGCAGCCAGCAGTGGGGAAAACGCGGCACGGTGGTGCAACAAGGAGTTCGACAGTCTGCTAGCCCAGGCACGCGCCAGCAGCGACCCGACCGAACGCGCCCACGCGTACCAGCAAGCCCAGGCCATTTTCGCCCAGGACATTCCTTGGCTGAGCCTGGCTTACCCACGCTTATTCACTGCTTTGCGCAAAAACGTCGAGGGCTACCACATCAACCCCCTGACCAATAACAACTTCGCCACCACCCTGGTGAAGTAA
- a CDS encoding ABC transporter permease subunit — MFSFIARRVGLLIPTFFGITLLTFALIRLIPGDPVEVMMGERRVDPEMHAQAMERLGLNKPLYAQYLDYIGNLAHGNLGESLRTRESVWHEFLSLFPATLELSIAALIFAGTLGLLAGVIAALKRGSLFDHGVMGISLAGYSMPIFWWGLILIMFFSVSLGWTPVSGRIDLLYDIEPKTGFMLIDTLLSDEQGSFLDALRHLILPAIVLGTIPLAVIARMTRSSMLEVLREDYVRTARAKGLSPARVVFVHGLRNALIPVLTVFGLQVGTLLAGAVLTETIFSWPGVGKWLIEAIGARDYPVVQNGILLIACLVILVNFVVDILYGLANPRIRHQR, encoded by the coding sequence ATGTTTAGTTTTATAGCCCGCCGTGTGGGATTGCTGATCCCGACCTTCTTCGGCATCACCTTGCTGACGTTCGCGTTGATACGCCTGATTCCCGGCGACCCGGTGGAAGTGATGATGGGCGAGCGGCGCGTCGACCCGGAAATGCACGCCCAGGCCATGGAGCGCCTGGGCCTGAACAAGCCACTGTATGCCCAGTACCTGGACTACATCGGCAACCTGGCCCACGGCAACCTGGGCGAATCCCTGCGTACCCGGGAAAGCGTGTGGCATGAGTTCCTGTCGCTGTTCCCGGCGACCCTGGAATTGTCCATCGCCGCGCTGATCTTCGCCGGCACCCTGGGGCTGCTGGCGGGGGTGATCGCAGCGCTCAAGCGCGGCTCACTGTTCGACCACGGGGTGATGGGCATTTCCCTGGCGGGCTATTCCATGCCGATCTTCTGGTGGGGTCTGATCCTGATCATGTTTTTCTCCGTCAGCCTGGGCTGGACCCCGGTGTCGGGGCGCATCGACCTGCTGTACGACATCGAACCCAAGACCGGCTTCATGCTCATCGACACATTGCTCAGCGACGAGCAGGGCTCATTCCTGGACGCCCTGCGGCACCTGATCCTGCCGGCTATCGTGCTGGGCACCATCCCGCTGGCAGTGATCGCGCGCATGACCCGCTCCTCGATGCTCGAAGTGCTGCGTGAAGACTACGTGCGCACCGCCCGCGCCAAGGGCCTGTCACCGGCCCGCGTAGTGTTCGTGCATGGCCTGCGCAACGCGCTGATCCCGGTACTGACGGTGTTCGGCCTGCAAGTGGGCACCCTGCTGGCGGGTGCCGTACTGACCGAAACCATCTTCTCCTGGCCCGGCGTCGGCAAATGGCTGATCGAAGCCATTGGCGCCCGGGACTACCCCGTCGTGCAGAACGGCATCCTGTTGATCGCCTGCCTGGTGATCCTGGTCAACTTCGTGGTGGACATCCTCTACGGCCTGGCCAACCCACGCATCCGTCATCAGCGCTGA
- a CDS encoding ABC transporter permease subunit: MTTPTPAVVVDQSLLYPSPYKEFWQAFAKNKGAVAGLAFMLLIIFCALFAPWVAPHDPSEQFRDALLTPPVWLQGGQWQYLLGTDELGRDLLSRLIHGSRLSLLIGLSSVVMSLIPGIFLGLVAGFFPRVMGPGIMRLMDVMLALPSLLLAVAIVAILGPGLINTVIAIAVVSLPSYVRLTRAAVMGELNRDYVTAARLAGASLPRLMFVTVLPNCMAPLIVQATLSFSSAILDAAALGFLGLGVQPPTPEWGTMLASARDYIERAWWVVSLPGLTILLSVLAINLMGDGLRDALDPKLKNAA, translated from the coding sequence ATGACTACCCCAACCCCTGCGGTCGTTGTCGACCAAAGCCTGCTGTACCCATCGCCCTACAAGGAGTTCTGGCAAGCGTTCGCCAAGAACAAGGGTGCCGTCGCCGGCCTGGCGTTCATGCTGCTGATCATCTTCTGCGCGCTGTTCGCGCCGTGGGTGGCGCCCCATGACCCCAGCGAGCAATTTCGTGATGCACTGCTGACCCCGCCCGTGTGGCTGCAGGGCGGCCAATGGCAGTACCTGCTGGGTACCGACGAGCTGGGCCGTGACCTGCTGTCACGGCTGATCCACGGTTCGCGCCTGTCGCTGCTGATCGGCCTGTCGTCGGTGGTGATGTCGCTGATCCCGGGTATCTTCCTGGGCCTGGTGGCCGGGTTCTTCCCGCGTGTCATGGGCCCCGGCATCATGCGCCTGATGGACGTGATGCTGGCCCTGCCCTCGCTGCTGCTGGCCGTGGCGATCGTCGCCATCCTCGGCCCAGGCCTGATCAACACCGTGATCGCCATCGCCGTGGTGTCGCTGCCGTCCTACGTGCGCCTGACCCGCGCCGCGGTCATGGGCGAACTGAACCGCGACTACGTCACCGCCGCGCGCCTGGCCGGTGCCAGCCTGCCGCGCCTGATGTTCGTCACCGTGCTGCCCAACTGCATGGCGCCGCTGATCGTGCAGGCCACCCTGAGCTTCAGCTCGGCCATCCTCGACGCCGCCGCCCTGGGTTTCCTGGGCCTGGGCGTGCAGCCGCCCACCCCTGAGTGGGGCACCATGCTGGCCTCGGCCCGCGACTACATCGAACGTGCCTGGTGGGTGGTGAGCCTGCCTGGCCTGACCATCTTGCTCAGCGTGCTGGCAATCAACCTGATGGGCGACGGACTGCGCGATGCGCTGGACCCGAAACTCAAGAATGCCGCCTGA